CGGGCCGGCTACGATCCCGTGACCGAGCAGGCCAGCCTGTCGGTTGGGGGCATGACCTGCGCGAGCTGCACGGCGCGCGTCGAGCGCAGCCTCAAGCGCCTGGACGGCGTACTCGACGCCAACGTCAACCTAGCCACCGAGCGCGCCAGCGTCACCTTCATCCCCGGGGCGCTGTCTCCCGCCGACTTGGCGGCAGCGGTGACCAAGGCGGGGTACGAGGTCCGCCAGCCGGCCGCGAGCAGCGACCGGGTGGACCGTGAGCGTGAGGCGCGCGAGGCGGAGGTGCGCGCTCTGCGGCGCGACGTCGTCCTCGCCGGCGTTCTCACGCTGCCGCTGGTGGTGTTCGTGATGCTGCCCATGCTGGTGCCGGCGCTGGAGGCGCGCCTGATGGCGCTGGTGCCGGCCCAGACGATCAACCTCATCTCGTTCGTGCTAGCCAGCGTGGTGCAGTTCGGGCCGGGCCGGCGCTTCTACCGTCCCGGCTGGAACAGCCTGCGCCGCGGCAGCCCGGACATGAACAGCCTGGTGATGCTCGGCACCAGCGCCGCCTACGGCTACTCGGTGGTCGCCACCTTCCTGCCGCGCCTGCTGCCGGCGGGCACGGCGCACGTCTACTACGAGGCGTCGGCGGCGATCATCACCCTCATCCTGCTCGGTAAGTACCTCGAGGCCATCGCCAAGGGCCGCACCAGCGAGGCCATCAAGAAGCTGCTGGGCCTGCAGGCCAAGACGGCGCGCGTGGTGCGCGCCGGTCAGGAGCTCACCCTGCCTGTCGACCAGGTCGTGCCCGGCGACGCCGTGCTGGTGCGCCCCGGCGAGCGGATCCCCGTCGACGGGCGCGTGCTGACGGGCGCGTCGTTCGTGGACGAGTCGATGATCACCGGCGAACCCATCCCCGCGCGCAAGGCTACGGGCGACGAGGTGGTGGGCGG
The genomic region above belongs to Trueperaceae bacterium and contains:
- a CDS encoding heavy metal translocating P-type ATPase codes for the protein MESVSLGIRGMTCASCTARVERALNKVTGVSEATVNLATERANVRFDAQQTGVPALLEAVARAGYDPVTEQASLSVGGMTCASCTARVERSLKRLDGVLDANVNLATERASVTFIPGALSPADLAAAVTKAGYEVRQPAASSDRVDREREAREAEVRALRRDVVLAGVLTLPLVVFVMLPMLVPALEARLMALVPAQTINLISFVLASVVQFGPGRRFYRPGWNSLRRGSPDMNSLVMLGTSAAYGYSVVATFLPRLLPAGTAHVYYEASAAIITLILLGKYLEAIAKGRTSEAIKKLLGLQAKTARVVRAGQELTLPVDQVVPGDAVLVRPGERIPVDGRVLTGASFVDESMITGEPIPARKATGDEVVGGTVNTTGAFSFEATKVGADTVLAQIIKMVEDAQGSKLPIQALADKVVSVFVPIVIVIALVTFGVWMLFGPEPALTFALVNTVAVLIIACPCAMGLATPTSIMVGTGKAAELGILFRNGAA